From a region of the Thermus caldilimi genome:
- a CDS encoding ABC transporter substrate-binding protein, with protein MGKVLGFLALVTGLAFAQTSLKVGVILPLSGASAVSGKAALNGIQLAADEVNTAGKVRLELVVVDDGTDAAKAVPAFTKLMTVDKVDIVIGGLASGVTFALSGPVKQYGPLFLAIGAASSVVEQAFEGYPLLFHYHPWDYHNVAAALQFFQYLNREHGAKKVAILYEDGPFGSAGIGVYKQQLEKLGYQVQAEPFKAGSGQFTAILTRFRAFAPDILYWIGYDVDALPIATQARQVGLRPKLIYGAPPSWPIGFEKNPLSNDIAGMTAWLPTVANPESRRFVEAYRKKYGEVTEEYMAPMGYTIVKSLALAVEKAGSTDKNRIAEALASLKMNTPFGPLSFKPSDTGHTKYQGFGPEIWFQFQYLQGSRRPVFPKEVATRPLRYPGEYYLR; from the coding sequence ATGGGAAAGGTGTTGGGATTTCTGGCTCTCGTGACAGGTCTGGCCTTTGCCCAGACCTCCCTGAAGGTGGGGGTCATCCTCCCCCTCTCCGGGGCTTCGGCGGTTTCGGGTAAGGCGGCGCTGAACGGCATCCAGCTGGCTGCCGACGAGGTGAACACCGCCGGCAAGGTCCGGTTGGAGCTGGTGGTGGTGGACGACGGCACCGATGCGGCCAAAGCTGTCCCTGCCTTCACCAAGCTCATGACCGTGGACAAGGTGGACATCGTGATCGGAGGCCTGGCTAGCGGCGTCACCTTTGCCCTTTCCGGCCCCGTGAAGCAGTACGGGCCCCTCTTCTTGGCCATCGGGGCCGCCAGCTCCGTGGTGGAGCAGGCCTTCGAGGGGTACCCCCTCCTCTTCCACTACCACCCCTGGGACTACCACAACGTGGCCGCCGCCCTGCAGTTCTTCCAGTACCTAAACCGGGAGCACGGGGCCAAGAAGGTAGCCATCCTTTACGAGGACGGACCCTTCGGCTCTGCGGGCATCGGGGTCTACAAACAGCAGCTGGAAAAACTGGGCTACCAGGTCCAGGCGGAACCCTTCAAGGCGGGAAGCGGCCAGTTCACCGCCATCCTCACCCGCTTCCGGGCCTTCGCCCCGGACATCCTCTATTGGATCGGGTACGACGTGGATGCCTTGCCCATCGCCACCCAGGCAAGGCAGGTGGGCTTGAGGCCCAAGCTCATCTACGGCGCCCCGCCCTCTTGGCCCATCGGTTTCGAGAAGAACCCGCTTTCCAACGACATCGCCGGCATGACCGCCTGGTTGCCCACGGTGGCCAACCCCGAGTCCCGTCGCTTCGTGGAGGCCTACCGCAAGAAGTATGGGGAGGTCACGGAGGAATACATGGCCCCCATGGGCTACACCATTGTCAAGAGCCTGGCCCTGGCGGTGGAAAAGGCAGGTAGCACCGACAAGAACCGCATCGCCGAGGCCCTAGCCAGCCTCAAGATGAACACCCCCTTCGGCCCTCTATCCTTTAAGCCCTCGGACACGGGCCACACCAAGTACCAGGGGTTTGGTCCGGAGATCTGGTTCCAGTTCCAGTACCTGCAGGGAAGCCGCCGGCCCGTGTTCCCCAAGGAAGTGGCCACAAGGCCCTTGCGTTATCCCGGGGAGTACTACCTCAGATAA
- a CDS encoding alpha/beta fold hydrolase — protein sequence MAKLRYRVEGEGPKVVLLNGLFQRLESWDPVVPLLGGYTLLRYDMRGQGESQAPQGPYTPKAHAQDLLALLQELGWEEASLVGLSNGGIVALQAALMAPTRFRSLVLCCTTPYLDPALRAKVGSWLHALKAGGTPLRLRVALPWIYGGGFLNTHPELLTEEGLASLIAQAPDEKAQERLLLGFLSLEDLRPRLHSLALPALVLYGKKDLLFPKPYAQALAEALGAELQALPTGHAAPLEDPLAFAQAVGKFLEEIHA from the coding sequence ATGGCCAAGCTTAGGTACCGCGTGGAGGGAGAGGGGCCAAAGGTGGTGCTCCTCAACGGGCTCTTCCAACGCCTGGAAAGCTGGGACCCCGTGGTGCCCCTCCTTGGGGGCTACACCCTCCTCCGCTACGACATGCGAGGCCAGGGGGAAAGCCAGGCCCCCCAGGGCCCCTACACCCCAAAGGCGCACGCTCAAGATCTTCTTGCCCTCTTGCAGGAGCTGGGCTGGGAGGAGGCCTCCTTGGTCGGCCTTTCCAACGGGGGCATCGTGGCCCTGCAGGCCGCCCTCATGGCTCCTACACGCTTCCGGAGCCTGGTCCTCTGCTGCACCACCCCTTACCTGGACCCCGCCCTAAGGGCCAAGGTGGGCAGCTGGCTGCACGCCCTGAAGGCCGGAGGCACCCCCTTGCGCCTAAGGGTAGCCCTACCCTGGATCTATGGGGGGGGCTTCCTCAACACCCATCCCGAGCTCCTCACGGAGGAGGGCCTAGCCTCCCTCATCGCCCAGGCCCCGGACGAGAAGGCTCAGGAAAGGCTACTTTTGGGGTTTCTCAGCCTCGAGGACCTCAGGCCCCGCCTTCACAGCCTGGCCCTGCCCGCCCTGGTCCTCTACGGGAAGAAGGACCTGCTCTTCCCCAAGCCCTACGCCCAGGCCCTGGCCGAGGCCCTGGGAGCGGAGCTTCAAGCCCTGCCCACAGGCCACGCAGCCCCCCTGGAGGACCCCTTGGCCTTCGCCCAAGCCGTGGGGAAGTTTCTGGAGGAAATCCATGCTTAG
- a CDS encoding 3-oxoacyl-ACP synthase, which translates to MVVHSLGVYLPEGRVGAEEIALWAQLPVEVVREKLGILEKPVPGPKDHPADMALWAAQAALSVAGVPGEAVDWVISIVEEYKDYPVWTTAPYLALGLGASRAKGLDLNQKCASLMGALEVARGLFATRKEAQVVLVAGGYRNGDLVDYLDPHTRFLYDLAAGGGAMILTRDGPGLRLLGLAHRMDPTLALAVKVPVGGTRNPFTPGNLSAFRLRVEDPEAMKQRLDATSISTFLEVIREALAEAGYIEADLDYLALLHMKRSAHRAVLEGLGLREEQSIYLERFGHLGQLDPILSLKLAWERGLLREGSLVALAAAGVGYFYGAAVLRLEGGLYA; encoded by the coding sequence ATGGTCGTGCACAGCCTTGGGGTCTATCTGCCGGAGGGCCGTGTGGGCGCTGAGGAGATCGCCCTTTGGGCCCAACTGCCCGTGGAAGTGGTGCGGGAAAAGCTGGGCATCCTGGAAAAACCCGTACCGGGACCCAAGGACCACCCTGCCGACATGGCGCTGTGGGCTGCCCAGGCCGCCTTGAGTGTGGCAGGCGTACCCGGGGAAGCGGTGGACTGGGTGATTTCCATCGTGGAGGAATATAAGGATTACCCCGTCTGGACCACAGCCCCTTACCTGGCCCTGGGCCTGGGGGCCTCGAGGGCCAAGGGGCTAGACCTCAACCAGAAGTGCGCCTCCCTCATGGGGGCCTTGGAAGTGGCCCGGGGGCTTTTCGCCACCCGTAAGGAGGCGCAGGTGGTCCTGGTGGCGGGGGGCTACCGCAACGGGGACCTGGTGGACTACCTGGATCCCCACACCCGCTTCCTCTACGACCTGGCCGCAGGGGGTGGTGCCATGATCCTCACCCGGGACGGGCCAGGGCTTAGGCTTTTGGGCCTCGCCCACCGCATGGACCCAACCCTGGCCCTGGCGGTCAAGGTGCCCGTGGGCGGCACCCGTAACCCGTTCACCCCGGGCAACCTGTCGGCGTTCCGCCTCCGCGTGGAGGACCCCGAAGCCATGAAACAGCGGTTGGACGCCACCTCTATTTCCACCTTCCTGGAAGTAATACGAGAAGCCCTGGCAGAAGCAGGCTATATCGAGGCCGATCTGGATTACCTGGCCCTTCTCCACATGAAGCGCTCAGCCCACCGGGCGGTGCTGGAGGGCCTGGGGCTAAGGGAGGAGCAATCCATCTACCTGGAGCGCTTTGGCCACCTGGGCCAGCTGGACCCCATCCTCTCCCTAAAGCTGGCCTGGGAAAGGGGGCTTTTGCGGGAGGGAAGCCTGGTGGCGCTGGCCGCGGCGGGCGTGGGCTATTTCTACGGGGCCGCGGTCTTGCGCCTGGAAGGGGGGCTTTATGCTTGA
- a CDS encoding branched-chain amino acid ABC transporter permease: MELLLQTLLNGLLMSGIYALVATGLALSLGVVGIVNFAHGEFLMIGAFLSYLLFAFWGVDPLLSLGLAFLAAFLVGGLAYQGLIRPVLKAPELNQMLLTFGLAILLQNLALLLFGADTRVVAPPYQATTLSLGPFFLGAVPLGAFLLSLALLLLLQVFLTRSRLGLAMRAVAQNRLAPGLLGIEAERVYLLAFGLAAALAGVAGVMLSVMLYASPTVGFAFTLKSFAIVALAGLGNLKGVVPASFVLALAEALVSTYLPGGGGLVEAVFFLVLFLALVGRAWRNA; encoded by the coding sequence ATGGAGCTCCTGCTGCAAACCCTCCTGAACGGCCTCCTCATGAGCGGGATCTACGCCTTGGTGGCCACGGGATTAGCCCTCTCCTTGGGGGTGGTGGGGATCGTTAACTTCGCCCACGGGGAGTTTTTGATGATAGGGGCCTTCCTCTCCTACCTCCTCTTCGCCTTCTGGGGGGTAGACCCCCTCCTCTCCTTGGGCCTCGCCTTCCTGGCTGCCTTTTTGGTGGGAGGCCTGGCCTACCAGGGCCTGATCCGGCCGGTGCTAAAGGCCCCGGAACTCAACCAGATGCTCCTCACCTTCGGGCTGGCCATCCTCCTGCAAAACCTAGCCCTCCTCCTTTTCGGTGCCGACACCCGGGTGGTGGCCCCGCCCTACCAAGCGACCACCCTCTCCCTGGGCCCCTTCTTCCTGGGAGCCGTACCCTTGGGGGCCTTTTTGCTCTCCCTCGCCCTCCTCTTGTTGCTCCAGGTCTTCCTCACCCGAAGCCGGCTAGGCCTGGCCATGCGGGCCGTGGCCCAAAACCGCCTGGCCCCCGGGCTTCTGGGGATCGAGGCGGAAAGGGTCTACCTCCTGGCCTTCGGCCTGGCCGCTGCCCTGGCTGGAGTAGCCGGGGTGATGCTATCGGTGATGCTGTACGCCAGCCCCACCGTGGGCTTCGCCTTTACCCTCAAATCCTTCGCCATCGTGGCCCTGGCCGGGCTTGGCAACCTCAAGGGGGTGGTGCCCGCCAGCTTTGTTCTGGCCCTGGCCGAGGCCTTGGTGAGCACCTATCTACCGGGAGGCGGAGGGCTCGTGGAGGCGGTCTTCTTTTTGGTGCTCTTCCTCGCCCTGGTGGGCCGGGCATGGAGGAATGCATGA
- a CDS encoding MaoC family dehydratase, whose protein sequence is MRFKVGDKASYTQTISEAHVALFVGAVGDTNPLHVDEAYAKGSRFGKRIAQGILVAGLISTIIGTKLPGTGAIYLSQTLHFLKPTYLGDTITATAIVKAVREREKGGLVLTLDTLCENQQGERVIEGEAVVLYEEPTGARP, encoded by the coding sequence GTGAGGTTCAAGGTAGGGGATAAGGCCAGTTACACTCAGACCATCTCCGAGGCCCACGTGGCCCTCTTCGTGGGGGCGGTGGGGGACACCAACCCCCTGCACGTGGACGAAGCCTATGCCAAAGGAAGCCGCTTCGGCAAACGCATCGCCCAGGGCATCCTGGTGGCGGGCCTCATCTCCACGATAATCGGCACGAAACTGCCGGGCACCGGGGCCATCTACCTCTCCCAGACCCTGCACTTCCTTAAACCCACCTACCTGGGGGACACCATCACCGCCACCGCCATCGTCAAGGCGGTGCGGGAGAGGGAGAAGGGCGGCCTGGTCCTCACCCTGGATACCCTCTGCGAAAACCAGCAGGGGGAGAGGGTTATCGAGGGTGAGGCGGTGGTGCTCTACGAGGAACCTACGGGCGCAAGGCCCTAG
- a CDS encoding class I adenylate-forming enzyme family protein, with protein MLEPNWLGCLAAYHPRRQAVWFRGAWLTYAELYQRAQRAAGTLRDLGVGKGDRVGLLAWNHPAYLDLLFAGPLLGHILTPFNHRLSLPELQALYAYTEPRALFYGEGLQEIAQALDPKALPLEVLLEGAEIEETARVGLEDPALLLFTGGTTGLPKGALLPYRQLLVNAVQTAFSWGLSREDRYIVATPMFHAALNALATPLLYLGGSVVIQERFRPEEYLDLALTHRPTLLFLVPTMFQMLLETPGFLEADLSFVRFAISGGAPCPAPVREAFRRKGVRFKQGYGLTECGVNCFTLELEEAEAHPESVGRPMPHLKARLVREDGQEAKAGETGELWLSGSAVMKGYFRRPEENAKVFAYDGERLWLRTGDLAFQDEGGRFYIVGRRKEMFISGGENVYPVEVERALYDHPAVREAAVVGVPDPRWGEVGVAFVALREPLEAEALRAFLRQRLAGYKVPKHIVLLPELPKSGPGKVQKEVLKRMWEAEHGQA; from the coding sequence ATGCTTGAGCCCAACTGGCTGGGATGCCTTGCCGCCTACCATCCAAGGCGCCAGGCGGTCTGGTTCCGTGGGGCATGGCTGACCTACGCCGAGCTTTACCAAAGGGCGCAAAGGGCCGCCGGAACCCTCCGGGACCTGGGGGTGGGTAAGGGGGACCGGGTGGGCCTTCTCGCCTGGAACCACCCGGCGTACCTGGACCTCCTCTTCGCCGGTCCCCTCCTCGGGCACATCCTTACTCCCTTCAACCACCGCCTCAGCCTTCCCGAGCTCCAGGCCCTTTACGCCTATACCGAGCCCCGAGCGCTCTTCTATGGGGAGGGTCTCCAGGAAATCGCCCAGGCCTTGGATCCTAAGGCCCTGCCCCTCGAGGTCCTCCTCGAGGGGGCGGAAATAGAGGAAACCGCCCGGGTAGGGCTGGAAGACCCCGCCCTCCTCCTCTTCACCGGAGGCACCACCGGCCTGCCCAAAGGGGCCCTCCTTCCCTACCGCCAGCTCCTGGTTAACGCCGTCCAGACCGCCTTTTCTTGGGGACTCTCCCGGGAAGATCGGTACATCGTGGCCACCCCCATGTTCCACGCCGCCCTGAACGCCCTGGCCACTCCCCTCCTCTACCTGGGCGGGAGCGTGGTCATCCAGGAGCGTTTCCGGCCCGAGGAGTACCTGGACCTCGCCCTGACCCACCGCCCCACCCTCCTCTTCCTGGTACCCACCATGTTCCAGATGCTCTTGGAAACCCCGGGCTTCCTCGAGGCCGATCTTTCCTTCGTGCGCTTCGCCATCTCCGGCGGGGCTCCTTGTCCGGCCCCGGTCCGAGAAGCCTTTCGCAGGAAGGGCGTCCGCTTCAAGCAGGGGTACGGCCTCACCGAATGTGGGGTGAACTGCTTCACCCTGGAGCTGGAGGAAGCGGAGGCGCATCCCGAAAGCGTGGGCCGGCCCATGCCCCACCTGAAGGCCCGGCTGGTGCGGGAGGATGGGCAGGAGGCCAAGGCAGGGGAAACCGGAGAACTTTGGCTTTCGGGGAGCGCGGTCATGAAGGGGTACTTCCGCCGCCCCGAGGAGAACGCCAAGGTCTTCGCCTACGACGGGGAGAGGCTCTGGCTCAGGACCGGGGACCTGGCCTTTCAGGATGAGGGGGGGCGTTTCTACATCGTGGGGCGCAGGAAGGAGATGTTCATCTCCGGGGGGGAGAACGTCTACCCCGTGGAGGTGGAGCGGGCCTTATACGACCACCCGGCGGTGCGGGAGGCAGCGGTGGTGGGCGTGCCGGACCCCAGGTGGGGCGAGGTGGGGGTGGCCTTCGTGGCCCTTAGGGAACCCCTGGAGGCGGAAGCCCTCCGCGCCTTTCTCCGGCAGCGGCTGGCCGGATACAAGGTGCCGAAACACATCGTCCTCTTGCCGGAACTTCCCAAGTCCGGGCCCGGGAAGGTGCAGAAGGAGGTTCTGAAAAGGATGTGGGAGGCGGAACATGGCCAAGCTTAG
- a CDS encoding alpha/beta fold hydrolase: protein MLSHLESGKGVPVVLVHGNFACKEWWWEVLQNPPEGTWLLAPDLPGFGESQAPRDFTPSIPAYAQALRAFLQEKDAEEAILVGHSLGGAVVMEAAGEKTRGLVLINPAPPSGLQTPEAYYPILEGYRYNREALAQALAAMAPTHRPPWFPELVEKAQGMHPAHFQGNARALAAWRLERIYPGPVLVVYGTLDPLITRVMAAETAAFFPRGRLLALEGVGHSVNLESPALLKDILKDFVKEVYGEVQGRG from the coding sequence ATGCTTAGCCACCTGGAAAGCGGAAAGGGAGTCCCCGTGGTGCTGGTCCACGGAAACTTTGCCTGCAAGGAGTGGTGGTGGGAGGTTTTGCAGAACCCTCCCGAGGGGACCTGGCTTTTGGCCCCCGACCTCCCTGGTTTCGGGGAAAGCCAGGCACCCCGGGATTTCACCCCTTCCATCCCCGCCTACGCCCAGGCCCTAAGGGCCTTCCTCCAGGAAAAGGATGCGGAAGAAGCCATCCTGGTGGGCCACTCCCTGGGGGGTGCGGTGGTGATGGAAGCGGCGGGCGAGAAGACCCGGGGACTCGTCCTCATCAACCCCGCCCCGCCCTCGGGGTTGCAAACCCCTGAGGCCTACTACCCCATCCTGGAAGGCTACCGGTACAACCGGGAGGCCCTGGCCCAGGCCCTGGCGGCCATGGCCCCCACCCACAGGCCCCCCTGGTTTCCTGAGCTGGTGGAGAAGGCGCAGGGGATGCACCCCGCCCACTTCCAGGGCAACGCCCGGGCCCTGGCGGCCTGGCGGCTGGAAAGGATCTATCCCGGGCCAGTCCTGGTGGTCTACGGCACCCTGGACCCCCTCATCACCCGGGTTATGGCGGCGGAAACCGCAGCCTTCTTCCCCAGGGGGAGGCTTCTCGCCCTCGAGGGGGTGGGCCACTCGGTGAACCTGGAAAGCCCGGCACTCTTGAAAGACATTCTGAAGGACTTTGTAAAGGAGGTGTACGGTGAGGTTCAAGGTAGGGGATAA